One window of the Branchiostoma lanceolatum isolate klBraLanc5 chromosome 3, klBraLanc5.hap2, whole genome shotgun sequence genome contains the following:
- the LOC136430746 gene encoding rho-related BTB domain-containing protein 1-like isoform X1: MALLNQRPHLVELVKCVVVGDNAVGKTRLICARACATPITKQQLLATHVPTVWAIDQYQISPQILERSYDIVDGVHVSLRLWDTFGDHEKDRRFAYGSHFSRSDVVLLCFSIANPTSLKHAMLMWYPEIKQFCPHAPIILTGCQADLRYADLDLYNKHKGPFARKVKPSDIMMPDEGRNVAKELGIPYYETSVVDSYGVRDLFHNVTRAALLARRSFLFWKSNLKKVQKPLLQLPFLPPPPALPIITVPSNTHVEELRDFFHNPICSDVTFLAQGVRIPTNKVFLVAASPFFKDLFMMDLSQDLTNQKDPSTTRLDNDPSVENGSSRTSNLNVTKSQLLGQGDANGNGTTDFHGFPSHILEHSVVHSIHLANGSDPFLESERPTLHTFVTLNPNVLPKVFQHCLEFLYTGHLEEKGLPLADILHLAKELQIVVLVEMIRNRLNEEEFMNPEVSFRFHKRRNSGLKDLLSKGLLSDVLFRVDDGTVPAHKSLLMAHSDVMSAMFGGNFLESSINEVPLPGTTRACLQALLEYLYTGQLSLPANRDCIGLIELANRICLPRLVALTEHHIVLELTRARENNQDIHLEVLMLLEPAQLHNASQLSAWCLSHITTNYKHICRRYSKELHTLTPETQQYVAKHRWPPIWYLKERDYYEKTQRERERAEEKKAALQKVKRVKKWCF, encoded by the exons ATGGCTCTACTGAATCAGCGGCCTCACCTGGTGGAGCTTGTAAAGTGTGTAGTGGTGGGGGACAACGCTGTCGGGAAGACACGGCTCATATGTGCACGTGCCTGTGCCACTCCTATAACTAAACAGCAGCTGCTGGCCACCCATGTGCCAACAGTGTGGGCCATCGACCAATACCAGATCTCTCCACAA ATATTGGAGCGCTCCTATGACATAGTGGATGGTGTGCATGTGTCTCTGCGCCTGTGGGACACCTTCGGTGATCATGAGAAGGACAGGAGATTTGCCTATGGAAG CCACTTTTCTAGGTCAGACGTGGTGTTGCTATGCTTCTCCATCGCCAACCCAACGTCTCTGAAGCACGCCATGCTGATGTGGTACCCGGAAATCAAGCAGTTCTGTCCCCACGCACCTATCATTCTCACGGGCTGCCAGGCAGATCTCCGATATGCAGACCTGGACTTGTACAACAAACACAAAGGGCCCTTTGCAAG AAAAGTCAAACCATCAGACATCATGATGCCTGATGAAGGAAGAAACGTAGCTAAAGAACTCGGCATTCCTTACTACGAAACAAGCGTCGTGGACAGCTATGGCGTCCGCGACCTGTTCCACAACGTGACCAGGGCAGCTCTCCTTGCCCGGCGATCATTCCTGTTCTGGAAGTCCAACCTGAAGAAGGTGCAGAAACCCCTGCTGCAGCTTCCCTTCCTTCCCCCTCCTCCTGCGCTGCCAATCATCACTGTGCCATCAAACACACACGTGGAGGAGCTCAGGGACTTCTTCCACAACCCTATCTGCAGCGACGTAACGTTCCTGGCCCAAGGTGTCAGGATTCCTACCAACAAAGTCTTCCTTGTCGCTGCCTCACCTTTCTTCAAAGACCTCTTTATGATGGATCTGTCACAAgatctgaccaatcagaaggacccATCCACAACTCGCCTTGACAATGACCCCTCCGTAGAAAATGGCTCATCAAGGACTTCCAATTTGAATGTGACAAAAAGCCAGCTGCTAGGCCAAGGGGATGCCAATGGAAATGGCACGACAGACTTCCATGGCTTCCCAAGCCACATCCTCGAACATTCCGTCGTTCATTCCATTCATCTGGCGAATggaagtgatccttttctcgaGTCAGAGCGGCCAACCTTGCATACCTTTGTGACTCTAAATCCCAATGTTCTTCCCAAAGTGTTCCAGCATTGCCTTGAATTCCTGTACACAGGACACTTGGAGGAGAAGGGCTTGCCACTTGCAGACATCCTCCACCTGGCAAAAGAATTGCAAATAGTTGTCTTAGTAGAGATGATAAGGAACCGTCTCAATGAGGAAGAGTTTATGAATCCTGAAGTCTCCTTCCGATTCCATAAACGGAGAAATTCTGGGTTGAAAGATTTGCTTTCCAAGGGCCTGCTGTCAG ATGTTCTGTTCCGTGTGGATGATGGGACAGTCCCGGCCCACAAGTCCTTGCTCATGGCACACTCTGATGTCATGTCAGCCATGTTTGGTGGAAATTTCCTCGAGAGTTCCATCAATGAG GTGCCTCTGCCAGGGACGACCAGAGCTTGTCTGCAGGCTCTGCTAGAGTACTTGTACACAGGACAGCTGTCACTACCTGCCAACAGGGACTGCATCGGCCTGATAGAGCTAGCCAATAGGATATGTTTACCCAGACTTGTAGCTCTCACAG AACATCACATTGTCCTAGAGTTGACCCGAGCCAGGGAGAATAACCAAGACATTCACCTGGAAGTGCTCATGTTGCTGGAACCTGCACAG CTCCACAATGCCTCCCAGCTGAGTGCCTGGTGTCTGTCCCACATCACCACCAACTACAAGCACATCTGCCGCAGGTACTCCAAGGAGCTGCACACCTTGACACCGGAGACACAGCAGTACGTGGCCAAACATCGCTGGCCCCCCATCTG GTACCTGAAAGAGCGGGACTACTACGAGAAGActcagagggagagagagagagcagaAGAGAAGAAAGCAGCTCTCCAGAAAGTCAAGAGAGTGAAGAAGTGGTGCTTCTAA
- the LOC136430746 gene encoding rho-related BTB domain-containing protein 1-like isoform X2 translates to MALLNQRPHLVELVKCVVVGDNAVGKTRLICARACATPITKQQLLATHVPTVWAIDQYQISPQILERSYDIVDGVHVSLRLWDTFGDHEKDRRFAYGRSDVVLLCFSIANPTSLKHAMLMWYPEIKQFCPHAPIILTGCQADLRYADLDLYNKHKGPFARKVKPSDIMMPDEGRNVAKELGIPYYETSVVDSYGVRDLFHNVTRAALLARRSFLFWKSNLKKVQKPLLQLPFLPPPPALPIITVPSNTHVEELRDFFHNPICSDVTFLAQGVRIPTNKVFLVAASPFFKDLFMMDLSQDLTNQKDPSTTRLDNDPSVENGSSRTSNLNVTKSQLLGQGDANGNGTTDFHGFPSHILEHSVVHSIHLANGSDPFLESERPTLHTFVTLNPNVLPKVFQHCLEFLYTGHLEEKGLPLADILHLAKELQIVVLVEMIRNRLNEEEFMNPEVSFRFHKRRNSGLKDLLSKGLLSDVLFRVDDGTVPAHKSLLMAHSDVMSAMFGGNFLESSINEVPLPGTTRACLQALLEYLYTGQLSLPANRDCIGLIELANRICLPRLVALTEHHIVLELTRARENNQDIHLEVLMLLEPAQLHNASQLSAWCLSHITTNYKHICRRYSKELHTLTPETQQYVAKHRWPPIWYLKERDYYEKTQRERERAEEKKAALQKVKRVKKWCF, encoded by the exons ATGGCTCTACTGAATCAGCGGCCTCACCTGGTGGAGCTTGTAAAGTGTGTAGTGGTGGGGGACAACGCTGTCGGGAAGACACGGCTCATATGTGCACGTGCCTGTGCCACTCCTATAACTAAACAGCAGCTGCTGGCCACCCATGTGCCAACAGTGTGGGCCATCGACCAATACCAGATCTCTCCACAA ATATTGGAGCGCTCCTATGACATAGTGGATGGTGTGCATGTGTCTCTGCGCCTGTGGGACACCTTCGGTGATCATGAGAAGGACAGGAGATTTGCCTATGGAAG GTCAGACGTGGTGTTGCTATGCTTCTCCATCGCCAACCCAACGTCTCTGAAGCACGCCATGCTGATGTGGTACCCGGAAATCAAGCAGTTCTGTCCCCACGCACCTATCATTCTCACGGGCTGCCAGGCAGATCTCCGATATGCAGACCTGGACTTGTACAACAAACACAAAGGGCCCTTTGCAAG AAAAGTCAAACCATCAGACATCATGATGCCTGATGAAGGAAGAAACGTAGCTAAAGAACTCGGCATTCCTTACTACGAAACAAGCGTCGTGGACAGCTATGGCGTCCGCGACCTGTTCCACAACGTGACCAGGGCAGCTCTCCTTGCCCGGCGATCATTCCTGTTCTGGAAGTCCAACCTGAAGAAGGTGCAGAAACCCCTGCTGCAGCTTCCCTTCCTTCCCCCTCCTCCTGCGCTGCCAATCATCACTGTGCCATCAAACACACACGTGGAGGAGCTCAGGGACTTCTTCCACAACCCTATCTGCAGCGACGTAACGTTCCTGGCCCAAGGTGTCAGGATTCCTACCAACAAAGTCTTCCTTGTCGCTGCCTCACCTTTCTTCAAAGACCTCTTTATGATGGATCTGTCACAAgatctgaccaatcagaaggacccATCCACAACTCGCCTTGACAATGACCCCTCCGTAGAAAATGGCTCATCAAGGACTTCCAATTTGAATGTGACAAAAAGCCAGCTGCTAGGCCAAGGGGATGCCAATGGAAATGGCACGACAGACTTCCATGGCTTCCCAAGCCACATCCTCGAACATTCCGTCGTTCATTCCATTCATCTGGCGAATggaagtgatccttttctcgaGTCAGAGCGGCCAACCTTGCATACCTTTGTGACTCTAAATCCCAATGTTCTTCCCAAAGTGTTCCAGCATTGCCTTGAATTCCTGTACACAGGACACTTGGAGGAGAAGGGCTTGCCACTTGCAGACATCCTCCACCTGGCAAAAGAATTGCAAATAGTTGTCTTAGTAGAGATGATAAGGAACCGTCTCAATGAGGAAGAGTTTATGAATCCTGAAGTCTCCTTCCGATTCCATAAACGGAGAAATTCTGGGTTGAAAGATTTGCTTTCCAAGGGCCTGCTGTCAG ATGTTCTGTTCCGTGTGGATGATGGGACAGTCCCGGCCCACAAGTCCTTGCTCATGGCACACTCTGATGTCATGTCAGCCATGTTTGGTGGAAATTTCCTCGAGAGTTCCATCAATGAG GTGCCTCTGCCAGGGACGACCAGAGCTTGTCTGCAGGCTCTGCTAGAGTACTTGTACACAGGACAGCTGTCACTACCTGCCAACAGGGACTGCATCGGCCTGATAGAGCTAGCCAATAGGATATGTTTACCCAGACTTGTAGCTCTCACAG AACATCACATTGTCCTAGAGTTGACCCGAGCCAGGGAGAATAACCAAGACATTCACCTGGAAGTGCTCATGTTGCTGGAACCTGCACAG CTCCACAATGCCTCCCAGCTGAGTGCCTGGTGTCTGTCCCACATCACCACCAACTACAAGCACATCTGCCGCAGGTACTCCAAGGAGCTGCACACCTTGACACCGGAGACACAGCAGTACGTGGCCAAACATCGCTGGCCCCCCATCTG GTACCTGAAAGAGCGGGACTACTACGAGAAGActcagagggagagagagagagcagaAGAGAAGAAAGCAGCTCTCCAGAAAGTCAAGAGAGTGAAGAAGTGGTGCTTCTAA